In the genome of Chloroflexota bacterium, one region contains:
- a CDS encoding threonine synthase: protein MKSFLTNLECTYCGIVRSADEPHRTCDICGKVLYPRYDLKGATAALSRDALRDRPANMWRYFEVMPVRDEANVVTLGEGFTPIFKAERLGGDIGCTALYIKDEGINPTGSFKARGLGAAVSKAKELGITRLTMPSAGNAAGAMSAYAAKAGMEAYVFMPKDAPEANRVEVEISGANLELVDGYITDAGRISGERAEELGLFDVSTLREPYRVEGKKTMGYEIAEQMDWTLPEVILYPTGGGTGIVGMWKAFAEMEEMGWIGSERPKMFAVQSEGCAPIVRAFNEGTEFAEPWENPDTLAAGIRVPAAIGDYLILQALRESGGGAITVSEEEILSDMRAVASLEGMFVCPEGAALSAALRKLLADGTLSPDESILLLNTGSGLKYLDMIR from the coding sequence ATGAAGAGTTTTCTGACGAACTTGGAATGCACATACTGCGGAATCGTACGCTCCGCTGACGAGCCGCACCGCACCTGCGACATATGCGGCAAGGTGCTCTACCCACGCTACGACCTGAAAGGTGCAACTGCAGCGCTCAGCCGCGACGCACTGCGAGACCGACCGGCTAATATGTGGCGCTACTTCGAGGTCATGCCGGTGCGCGACGAGGCGAATGTCGTAACGCTCGGCGAGGGCTTTACGCCCATATTCAAAGCAGAGCGGCTTGGCGGCGACATTGGATGTACGGCGCTGTACATCAAGGACGAGGGCATCAACCCGACCGGGTCGTTTAAGGCGCGCGGGTTGGGCGCTGCCGTATCCAAGGCGAAGGAACTTGGCATTACGCGGCTGACCATGCCGTCCGCAGGCAACGCCGCTGGCGCGATGAGCGCATACGCCGCCAAGGCTGGCATGGAAGCCTATGTCTTCATGCCCAAAGACGCGCCCGAAGCCAATCGCGTGGAAGTGGAGATTTCCGGTGCGAATCTCGAGCTCGTGGACGGGTACATTACCGACGCCGGGCGTATATCCGGCGAGCGTGCGGAGGAGCTTGGGCTGTTTGATGTGTCCACATTGCGCGAGCCGTATCGCGTTGAGGGCAAGAAAACGATGGGCTACGAAATCGCTGAGCAGATGGATTGGACGCTGCCCGAAGTCATTCTATACCCGACCGGCGGCGGCACGGGCATTGTGGGCATGTGGAAGGCGTTCGCCGAGATGGAGGAGATGGGCTGGATCGGCAGCGAGCGCCCGAAGATGTTCGCCGTACAATCTGAAGGCTGCGCGCCTATAGTCCGCGCGTTCAACGAGGGCACAGAGTTCGCGGAGCCCTGGGAAAATCCGGACACGCTTGCCGCCGGCATTCGCGTGCCTGCCGCTATCGGCGACTATCTGATATTGCAGGCGCTGCGCGAGAGCGGCGGCGGCGCGATTACCGTCAGCGAAGAAGAAATACTGTCCGACATGCGAGCAGTCGCATCGCTCGAGGGCATGTTCGTCTGCCCGGAAGGCGCGGCGCTGTCTGCGGCGCTGCGCAAGCTGCTCGCAGACGGCACGCTATCGCCTGATGAATCGATATTGCTGCTCAACACCGGCTCAGGGCTGAAGTATCTCGATATGATTCGCTGA
- a CDS encoding amidohydrolase family protein — protein sequence MPKLEFVDAHVHFYDMQHPELHYGHWQPDVNPPLIGKQMRKLGERNFFAEDFIETTRASNVTKAVHVQAAIGSPDPVKETEWLEEAAERTGFPHAIVAYADLRDPDVERVLERHCEFPRMKGIRDFSYGDFLVADDFHRGYALLEKYNLHASIAAQCQDMDKLAALANKFPNTKIVIDHAGNPAERTDEFFARWKQGMVTAATADNIICKISGLGMGDHNWTVDSIRPYVLGCIEAFGVERSIFATNWPVDSLFSDYDTVIAAYTEIIAGFSEDEKLAMFAENTEALYGI from the coding sequence ATGCCAAAGTTAGAATTTGTTGACGCCCATGTACACTTCTACGACATGCAGCATCCGGAATTGCACTACGGGCACTGGCAGCCGGACGTCAATCCGCCGCTCATCGGCAAGCAGATGCGCAAGCTGGGCGAACGAAACTTCTTCGCCGAGGACTTCATTGAGACCACGCGGGCGTCCAATGTTACGAAGGCGGTGCATGTGCAGGCTGCTATCGGCTCTCCGGACCCGGTGAAGGAAACCGAGTGGTTGGAAGAAGCGGCGGAACGCACCGGCTTTCCACACGCGATTGTCGCGTACGCAGACTTGCGCGATCCAGACGTCGAGCGCGTCTTGGAACGGCACTGCGAGTTTCCGCGCATGAAGGGGATACGCGATTTCTCTTATGGCGACTTTCTTGTTGCGGATGACTTCCATAGGGGATACGCGTTGCTCGAAAAGTACAACTTGCACGCGAGCATCGCCGCGCAGTGCCAGGATATGGACAAGCTGGCTGCGCTGGCGAACAAGTTCCCAAACACGAAAATCGTTATTGACCACGCTGGCAATCCGGCTGAACGCACGGACGAGTTCTTCGCCCGGTGGAAGCAGGGAATGGTGACCGCCGCGACTGCGGATAACATCATCTGCAAGATTTCCGGACTGGGTATGGGCGACCACAATTGGACTGTGGACAGCATACGCCCTTACGTGTTGGGCTGCATCGAAGCGTTCGGCGTGGAGCGCAGCATATTCGCCACGAACTGGCCCGTGGACAGCCTGTTCAGCGACTACGATACGGTCATCGCGGCATACACCGAGATAATCGCCGGCTTTTCTGAAGATGAAAAGCTCGCGATGTTTGCGGAGAATACTGAGGCGTTGTATGGGATTTAG
- the trmD gene encoding tRNA (guanosine(37)-N1)-methyltransferase TrmD — translation MRFHVLTIFPAMFDGPLSESIISRAVERGLVKICLHDIRDYATDKHRSVDDYPYGGGYGMVMKPEPIFDAYAAVKHTASLGEDTPVVLLTPQGTPFSQPIAERLATLDDIVLICGRYEGVDERVREYVANCELSVGDYVLSGGELAAMVVIDAVTRLIPGAVGSIESTQDDSFSTGLLQFPQYTRPAEHEGGKVPDILLSGNHGEIEKWRRRESLRRTYHRRPDLLDSAALSDADRRFIDSLRPNDDWL, via the coding sequence ATGCGCTTTCATGTGCTGACAATCTTCCCTGCTATGTTCGACGGACCGCTGTCGGAGAGCATAATCTCGCGCGCTGTCGAGCGGGGATTGGTCAAGATTTGCCTGCATGACATCCGCGACTATGCTACGGATAAGCACCGCAGCGTGGACGACTACCCATACGGCGGCGGCTACGGCATGGTGATGAAGCCTGAGCCTATCTTCGACGCTTATGCCGCTGTCAAGCACACTGCGAGTCTTGGCGAAGATACGCCTGTCGTTCTGCTCACACCGCAGGGAACGCCATTCTCGCAGCCCATAGCGGAACGACTGGCTACGCTGGACGATATCGTGCTGATTTGCGGCCGTTACGAAGGCGTGGACGAGCGCGTCCGGGAATATGTGGCAAATTGCGAATTGAGCGTTGGCGACTACGTGCTGAGCGGCGGCGAACTCGCGGCTATGGTAGTTATCGACGCTGTAACACGCCTGATACCCGGCGCCGTCGGCTCAATCGAATCCACGCAGGATGACTCGTTTTCCACGGGTTTGTTGCAATTTCCGCAATACACGCGCCCGGCAGAGCACGAAGGCGGAAAAGTGCCGGACATTCTGCTGTCCGGTAATCACGGCGAAATCGAGAAGTGGCGCCGCCGCGAATCACTCCGCCGCACATACCATCGCCGCCCTGACCTGCTCGACAGCGCCGCGCTGTCCGATGCCGACCGCCGCTTCATCGACAGCCTGCGCCCGAATGATGATTGGCTCTGA
- a CDS encoding MogA/MoaB family molybdenum cofactor biosynthesis protein, translating to MANDSPDNFNIAVLTISDRGASGEREVDGSGNAISELMVEEGYNLVQRGMVADEVPQISSILREWSDSGDIDLIVTTGGTGLGPRDVTPEATRAVVDIEAPGFGEAMRIQTLQFTPFAMLSRATAGVRSGCLIVNLPGSEKAVRETLAVAMPALAHGLAMVKGG from the coding sequence ATGGCAAACGACTCCCCAGACAATTTCAACATAGCTGTTCTAACTATTAGCGACAGAGGCGCGAGTGGCGAACGCGAAGTCGATGGCAGTGGAAATGCCATCAGCGAGCTTATGGTTGAAGAGGGCTATAATCTGGTACAGCGCGGCATGGTCGCGGACGAAGTGCCGCAGATTTCCAGCATATTGCGCGAATGGAGCGACTCCGGGGATATAGATCTGATAGTGACCACGGGCGGCACGGGGCTTGGTCCTCGCGATGTTACGCCCGAAGCGACACGCGCAGTGGTGGACATCGAAGCGCCGGGTTTTGGCGAAGCGATGCGGATTCAAACGCTGCAGTTCACGCCATTCGCAATGCTTAGCCGAGCGACTGCGGGCGTGCGCTCCGGCTGCCTGATAGTCAACCTTCCCGGCAGCGAAAAAGCGGTGCGCGAGACTCTCGCCGTGGCGATGCCCGCGCTCGCTCACGGGCTGGCGATGGTCAAGGGCGGCTGA
- the rsmH gene encoding 16S rRNA (cytosine(1402)-N(4))-methyltransferase RsmH has protein sequence MKHYHTPVMVDEVLAALQVKADGKYIDCTAGEGGHSLAILQAATPAPRVLSIDIDGEALETAAERIRGYGDNSTIRQANYSEVAQVAAETGFMNADGLLLDLGLSSLQLDKGERGFSFRHEAPLDMRFDKSQGITADTIVNRYDEQELADIIYRYGEERRSRRIARTIVRSRPVRTTTQLADIVLSAVGRQRGRINPATRTFQAIRIAVNDELGNVQRGLDAAVDTLDVAGRLVVITYHSIEDRIVKNAIRHMASNCICPPSVPQCACDKEPTVRIINRRVIRPSNEEVRANPRSRSARIRIAERL, from the coding sequence GTGAAGCACTACCACACGCCGGTAATGGTGGACGAAGTGCTCGCGGCGTTGCAAGTGAAGGCGGATGGGAAGTACATAGACTGCACCGCAGGCGAAGGCGGCCATTCGCTGGCAATCCTACAAGCTGCGACACCGGCGCCAAGAGTCCTATCCATAGACATAGATGGCGAAGCATTGGAGACGGCGGCAGAACGAATACGAGGATACGGCGACAACTCCACAATTAGGCAAGCGAACTACAGTGAGGTAGCGCAAGTTGCGGCTGAGACCGGCTTTATGAATGCCGACGGGCTGCTGCTCGATTTGGGACTGTCGTCACTGCAGTTGGATAAGGGAGAGCGGGGCTTCAGCTTCCGGCACGAAGCCCCACTAGATATGCGATTCGACAAGTCGCAGGGCATAACTGCCGACACGATTGTCAATCGATACGACGAACAAGAGCTGGCGGACATCATCTACCGCTACGGAGAAGAACGAAGGTCCAGGCGCATAGCCAGAACGATAGTGAGGAGCCGTCCGGTAAGGACGACAACGCAGCTGGCGGACATAGTCTTAAGCGCGGTTGGAAGGCAGCGGGGAAGAATCAACCCCGCTACAAGAACATTTCAGGCGATACGCATTGCAGTTAACGACGAACTTGGGAACGTACAGCGAGGGCTTGATGCAGCAGTTGATACTTTGGACGTGGCTGGCCGCTTGGTGGTCATCACATACCACTCCATCGAAGATCGCATCGTCAAGAACGCCATCCGGCATATGGCATCAAACTGTATCTGCCCGCCGTCAGTTCCGCAATGCGCTTGCGACAAAGAGCCTACCGTCCGGATCATCAACCGGCGCGTCATCAGGCCTTCCAACGAGGAAGTGCGCGCCAATCCGCGGAGTCGCAGCGCTCGCATACGAATAGCCGAAAGGCTGTGA
- the ftsA gene encoding cell division protein FtsA, producing the protein MYGVAMDNSRIFAAIDIGTSKILTIIGKKLDGGRIEVLGHGEAPCSGVRKGVVEDVEATQFAVKKSVSKAESSSGMHVDTAFVGITGRGISYERRMDTIDWVGEHGVVTYNEVAKVPSSVRKSTNGYHTGREIIHAIPNTYSIDGKMDVSDPMGMHTSQVDVETHLVKASSWEVDKLTRAVEGAGVRIESLVLESLASCESVLTQEERFRGAALVDIGGGTTDVMVFQYDTSQYSSVIPIGGYQFTNDICVVYNTTYEAAEEVKVSRATALPNQTKIHEEVTLPINGGRASTNVSLHDICQLTRERAQELIQLIVLKLREGGIDDLTNYRIVLSGGASKLDGFHEVFKMSTGADVRVGAPPPYLGMPRELRTPMASTAAGILAWAAAQYDDDPKPHAIGKKKNRRQQREFAVNGSGHKDGSGSQRRSGILSIFRR; encoded by the coding sequence ATGTATGGAGTAGCAATGGATAACTCCAGGATTTTTGCGGCAATCGACATCGGCACTTCAAAGATCTTGACCATCATCGGCAAGAAACTCGACGGTGGTCGCATAGAAGTGCTAGGACACGGCGAGGCTCCATGCTCAGGCGTTCGCAAAGGCGTCGTAGAAGATGTGGAAGCCACACAGTTCGCCGTAAAGAAATCGGTCAGCAAGGCTGAATCTTCCAGCGGCATGCACGTGGACACCGCCTTCGTGGGCATCACCGGCAGGGGCATATCCTACGAGCGTCGGATGGACACAATCGACTGGGTTGGCGAGCACGGCGTCGTTACATATAACGAAGTCGCGAAAGTTCCCTCATCTGTCAGGAAGAGCACGAACGGCTACCACACCGGACGCGAAATCATCCACGCGATCCCGAACACCTACTCGATAGACGGCAAGATGGATGTCTCCGACCCAATGGGCATGCACACATCGCAAGTCGATGTCGAAACGCACCTCGTCAAGGCGTCGTCGTGGGAAGTGGACAAGCTGACTCGCGCAGTCGAAGGCGCAGGCGTTCGCATTGAATCGCTGGTGTTAGAATCGCTTGCCAGCTGCGAGTCGGTGCTCACGCAGGAAGAACGATTCCGCGGCGCGGCACTCGTTGACATCGGCGGCGGCACGACCGATGTGATGGTGTTCCAGTACGACACGTCGCAGTATTCGTCCGTAATTCCGATTGGCGGCTACCAGTTCACCAACGACATCTGCGTGGTGTACAACACCACCTACGAAGCGGCTGAGGAAGTCAAGGTATCGAGGGCGACCGCCCTGCCGAACCAGACCAAGATACACGAAGAGGTAACGCTGCCCATCAACGGAGGCCGAGCGTCCACTAATGTCTCGCTGCACGACATCTGCCAGCTGACGCGCGAGCGAGCGCAAGAACTGATACAGCTCATCGTTCTCAAGCTGCGCGAAGGCGGCATCGACGACCTGACGAACTACCGCATCGTGCTGTCCGGCGGCGCGTCTAAACTCGATGGCTTTCACGAAGTGTTCAAGATGAGCACAGGCGCCGATGTAAGGGTTGGCGCCCCGCCGCCATATCTCGGAATGCCGCGCGAACTCCGAACCCCGATGGCAAGCACCGCTGCCGGCATCCTGGCATGGGCTGCGGCCCAGTACGACGACGATCCCAAGCCTCACGCCATCGGCAAGAAGAAGAACCGCCGCCAGCAACGAGAGTTCGCCGTAAACGGCAGCGGGCATAAGGACGGCAGTGGAAGCCAGAGGCGGAGCGGGATTCTCAGCATATTCAGGAGATAA
- the ftsZ gene encoding cell division protein FtsZ, protein MATAVRELEYVREMDGMARIKVIGVGGGGSNAVSRMFRERVPSVEYLVVNTDAQALVTCDVPLKLRIGDGLTMGKGVGGNPDIGMKSAEESREELYDVIRDADMVFVAAGMGGGTGTGAAPVIAEIARETGALTVGVVTRPFAFEGKRRADAAEAGIQRLKDQVDTLLVIPNERLHVICEEEITAQNAFLMADDVLRMGVQSIAELITVPGEINLDFADVQSIMQDSGPAWMSIGWGVGDHRARNAAQTAITNPLLDVSIEGARGVLFNITGGSDLKLNELHESAEVIQRVVDPDCNIIFGMSTDMKMENEIKITIIATGFEHPGENKETDAGYANMLLDAMANDTGKLDLPPFLRRYSKPQGS, encoded by the coding sequence ATGGCTACAGCAGTCAGAGAGCTCGAGTATGTAAGGGAAATGGACGGCATGGCGCGCATCAAAGTCATCGGCGTTGGCGGAGGCGGCTCCAACGCCGTGTCGCGGATGTTCCGTGAGCGCGTGCCTTCCGTCGAGTACCTGGTCGTCAACACCGACGCGCAGGCGCTCGTTACTTGCGATGTGCCGCTGAAGTTGCGCATCGGTGACGGCTTGACCATGGGCAAGGGCGTGGGCGGCAACCCTGACATCGGCATGAAGTCCGCGGAAGAGAGCCGCGAAGAACTCTACGACGTGATACGCGACGCGGATATGGTGTTCGTCGCGGCGGGCATGGGCGGCGGCACCGGTACTGGCGCAGCACCGGTAATCGCCGAAATCGCACGCGAGACTGGCGCGCTGACCGTAGGCGTCGTAACGCGCCCGTTCGCATTCGAAGGCAAGCGCCGCGCAGACGCCGCAGAGGCGGGCATACAGCGCCTCAAGGATCAGGTGGACACGCTGCTCGTCATTCCGAACGAGCGCCTGCATGTCATCTGCGAAGAAGAAATCACAGCGCAGAACGCGTTCCTGATGGCGGACGATGTGCTGCGAATGGGCGTACAGTCCATCGCCGAGCTGATAACGGTGCCGGGCGAGATTAACCTCGACTTCGCCGATGTGCAGTCTATCATGCAGGACTCCGGTCCCGCATGGATGTCGATCGGTTGGGGTGTTGGCGATCATCGCGCACGGAACGCCGCACAGACGGCTATCACCAACCCGCTTCTGGACGTGTCCATCGAAGGCGCGCGGGGCGTGCTGTTCAACATTACCGGCGGCAGCGACCTCAAGCTCAACGAGCTGCATGAGTCGGCAGAGGTCATCCAGCGCGTCGTTGACCCGGACTGCAACATCATCTTCGGAATGTCCACCGACATGAAGATGGAGAACGAGATCAAGATCACCATCATCGCCACCGGCTTTGAACACCCGGGAGAAAACAAGGAAACCGACGCCGGCTATGCCAATATGCTGCTCGACGCGATGGCAAACGACACCGGCAAGCTCGACCTGCCGCCGTTCCTCCGTCGCTACTCCAAGCCGCAGGGAAGCTAG
- the rpiB gene encoding ribose 5-phosphate isomerase B — MRIAVGADHAGYPAKEPVKELLEAAGHEVVDLGAHEYDALDDYPDFAKAVAEYVAARNADRGVVLCGSGVGASVASNKVKGIRASVCHDTYSAHQGVEHDDMNILCMGVRIIGEELVREIVSAFASAEFSGEERHVRRMQKVFYMEANFGE, encoded by the coding sequence ATGCGAATTGCTGTTGGGGCTGACCATGCGGGCTATCCGGCGAAGGAGCCGGTGAAGGAATTGTTGGAAGCGGCGGGGCACGAAGTCGTGGACCTTGGCGCGCACGAATATGACGCGCTGGACGACTATCCCGACTTCGCCAAGGCGGTCGCGGAGTATGTGGCGGCGCGGAATGCCGACAGGGGAGTGGTGCTGTGCGGCAGCGGTGTGGGAGCGTCGGTGGCGTCGAATAAGGTGAAGGGCATTCGCGCGAGCGTCTGCCATGATACATACTCGGCGCACCAGGGCGTGGAGCACGACGACATGAACATTCTGTGCATGGGCGTGCGGATTATCGGCGAGGAGCTTGTGCGGGAAATCGTGAGTGCCTTCGCGAGCGCGGAGTTTTCCGGAGAAGAGCGCCATGTGCGGCGTATGCAGAAGGTATTCTATATGGAAGCGAACTTCGGCGAGTAG